A genomic window from Fibrobacter sp. includes:
- a CDS encoding biopolymer transporter ExbD — protein sequence MARRTRKYADDVPFSITSMMDMMTIILVFMIKNMDAEGQLLTQAENLILPVSTSKVQPTEVSLTVVIDKEYVVVDNEKVVPTPDVLAQEDLCVQPVLTTLYGKRKTEVDQRLRQGQPADEAGSVVVQIDKSIPYDAMYKVMATCGIAGVPSCTSSEGETGYEKMSGYTNVSFAVLEKNGGEE from the coding sequence ATGGCTAGAAGAACTCGTAAATACGCTGACGACGTCCCGTTCTCAATCACCTCCATGATGGACATGATGACCATCATCCTGGTGTTCATGATCAAGAACATGGACGCTGAAGGTCAGCTCTTGACCCAGGCCGAAAACCTGATCCTTCCGGTCTCCACGTCCAAGGTCCAGCCGACAGAAGTTTCTCTGACGGTCGTGATCGATAAGGAATACGTGGTGGTCGACAATGAGAAAGTCGTTCCGACTCCGGACGTGCTTGCTCAGGAAGATCTCTGTGTTCAGCCTGTTCTCACTACCCTTTATGGGAAACGTAAGACCGAAGTGGACCAGCGCTTGCGCCAGGGCCAGCCTGCCGACGAAGCCGGTAGTGTTGTCGTCCAGATCGACAAGAGCATCCCTTACGACGCTATGTATAAGGTGATGGCTACTTGCGGTATCGCTGGCGTGCCGTCCTGCACCTCTTCCGAAGGCGAAACTGGCTACGAGAAGATGAGCGGTTATACTAACGTTTCCTTTGCCGTTCTCGAAAAGAACGGAGGGGAGGAATAA